Within Paralichthys olivaceus isolate ysfri-2021 chromosome 14, ASM2471397v2, whole genome shotgun sequence, the genomic segment TAGGTCCTACCTGGTGAGGTGCAGTTGGCGCTGGGCCTTTGCCAGCTCTTCTGATAGGCTCAGGGCTTTGTCCTGCCATTGGCTCCTGTCCTTTTGGACCACCCCCAGATGCTTCCGACAGCCAACCAGCTCTGCACTCAGCTTTCGCACTTCCTGTCccgcagagatggaggaaagaagGGAAGAGGGGGTGGGGAACTCTTTCACAACAATCCACCTTATGCCCTCAAACACGCACAATGTCAGAGGCTGATTACAACCTCATGTAAAGGTCAACAAGGGCgtgatttaaatattaataaactatAATTTGAAATATTAGAGTAAATCATATCTTTATTGCATATATTTTAcatcattggaaaaaaaaaaaaggaattatcTTGCTGACGTAATCATTTCCACATGACAACCTGGATAATTGATGCTTTCAAATTATTTGGGATAGTATTAAAAGTTTGGATATAATATTTGAGGGCATCTTGATGCATCTCAAACCTCAGTACAGCTTCCTTAAAAAAGCAGCATCAACTTAACTGTTCATTTGTTAATATAAAATCAACTAACAAATCTGCAGACAGATACAAATTCAGACTTACCAATGCACCCTTTTCTATCTGACTGCTGGTCTTGATGTTGAGCTCGCTGAGCTCTCCCTCTGTATCTTTCTTCATCTTGAACTGGGTGAGTCGATATTGCAGGTCCGAATACACCTAGAGATGATTATCAACGCGTATCACTTCCTGTCCCTTCCTTCATCATTTGCAGATTTCAGGTTAATGATTTTCTCGAGGCAAAAGTTCCCTGAGCTAAACACAGAATGTTACAATACTGATCTATTTGGCTACTTTTACCATAGATATTACACATTCATTCACTATGTGCCACCTTTATTTTTATAACTGATcataaaccaaaaaaataaaagcacttaatGGTTGTGATATAAGCTTGTGACCAAGAAATAATAAATCAGGGCCAACTATGGAACAGAAACTAAACCTGACATTTTTAACACTTCCCCTTGGTATCAGATTTGCTGAAATGCAACTTTCAGTTAAAGCCAAATAATAAAACTTCTTTATGTTTTATGCATGTTGAGTTGATCCTCACGGTCCTTCGTGAAAACAAATCTTGACTTTGATAAAACTTTGCTACCATCTAGTGGATTAATAGTGGCATTACAAGTAGACAACACAAACCGCAACCGAGTATCAGGGCTGATCTTTACCCCTTGTTCCTTCAAAACTATAGCCAACATTTTAAGTACTGGTCTAGCAGCATTTCAACCTCTCACTTCAGCCGTTTTATACTAAATCTGTAAGATGTTAATTCAAAGTACTCGGTGGAAACTAGGGGCAACCTACGTCCCAATGAAATCTAAGGATACATGTTCACTTAATGCTTTCTTGAACACACTGTACCTCGGCATGGTCTTCTTCCTGATCTTTAAGATTGCGACAAGTGTTTTCCGGCTGATTGGTCAGTGAGCTCTTGTCTCTGTGAGCTCTGTCCAGCTGCCCATCTAACACGGCAACATGCTGGGTGAGGCTGCACACCTGGTACACAgtgtttatattaatatttcacatCATATCTGTGTATTCATATATGTGATCAATACATGAACCCAAGAAAGTTAAGAGCAACAAATAGTAATCAATAAACAAGCAAATAACAAAActctattttttaaattctgttttttttttattttatttaagtagtttgttttttaaaaggatTAAAGTATGAGGgtcaacttttttcttttttgcacttATATTGAAGTATAGTTCAGTATTTCAAAGTAAGCTGAACTTTGAATTGGATTAACATCCTTCGTTCTCTATGCACAAAATGTGAGTGGGTATGATTTACTTTCTTTGCcagctcctctgtctgtttgccGGCCTCAGCATGGCCTCCCTCTTTGGCCTCAGCCTTCAAGACTTGCACTTTTTGTTCCAGCTGTTGCCTCTGTTGAGCTAACTTCCTGGACAGCTGCTCACAAAGCTCCACCACCTGCATACACACGACCAAGGTTTGACAGAGGTAACCAGTAGGAAGGGGAAACACAAGTTTAGAGGGCAACCTAAGAGGAATTTCTTTGGTTATTAAAAACGCTTTTTAAGTGAGCACGGCAGGaatggtgtgtgtatgtgtactgACCCGTTGTGTGTTCAGATTTGATACTTCTTCCATCTCAACAGCCTTTTTGGCCTTGAGAATGGCCGACCACTCCTTCTCTTGTGCCTTCTGTTGACTAGCCCTCGAGGCACGCAGAGCCACCAGCAGC encodes:
- the sdccag8 gene encoding serologically defined colon cancer antigen 8 homolog, whose translation is MGLPTRTYLFGNSVDGTPRVAGLCFRCAEHEAVLAGNHTNLNVHAIDRLTKERDELLVALRASRASQQKAQEKEWSAILKAKKAVEMEEVSNLNTQRVVELCEQLSRKLAQQRQQLEQKVQVLKAEAKEGGHAEAGKQTEELAKKVCSLTQHVAVLDGQLDRAHRDKSSLTNQPENTCRNLKDQEEDHAEVYSDLQYRLTQFKMKKDTEGELSELNIKTSSQIEKGALEVRKLSAELVGCRKHLGVVQKDRSQWQDKALSLSEELAKAQRQLHLTRQKRQRAERAHKKEMMSATHSAQERHREMTALLEQTEARHKQRVGEQVRPLSSQNSLIKKQEEEEGSRLVDTT